One genomic segment of Alkalimarinus alittae includes these proteins:
- the ubiA gene encoding 4-hydroxybenzoate octaprenyltransferase, with product MNSPTGRTYNFKTQLPYYLQLTRLDRPIGVYLLLWPTLWALWFAASGVPSLKVLFIFIAGVILMRSAGCVINDYADRDIDGHVERTKDRPLPAGKVTTTETLALFAVLCLASFGLVLLTNTLTVYLSFGGLALAATYPFMKRHTYLPQVVLGAAFAWSVPMAYTAETGELQKQVWLLYIITVLWTVAYDTIYAMVDRDDDIKIGVKSTAVLFGNADRMVIAGLQTLVILALCMVGQQAELGSFYFLGVVVASTLFVYQQHLIRNRDRAECFKAFLNNHWVGLAIFVGVVAEYV from the coding sequence ATGAATAGCCCCACTGGTCGAACATATAATTTCAAAACACAACTACCTTACTACCTCCAACTCACCCGACTGGACCGCCCTATTGGTGTATATTTATTACTTTGGCCTACTCTATGGGCGCTTTGGTTTGCAGCATCCGGTGTTCCTTCTTTAAAGGTGCTATTTATTTTTATTGCAGGTGTTATTTTGATGCGGTCTGCAGGCTGCGTCATTAATGACTATGCAGACCGAGATATAGATGGTCATGTAGAACGCACAAAAGACCGCCCCCTACCTGCTGGAAAAGTAACAACAACAGAAACCTTAGCGTTATTTGCAGTACTCTGTTTAGCTTCATTTGGACTGGTATTGTTAACCAACACCCTAACCGTATACCTGTCATTCGGTGGATTGGCATTAGCTGCAACGTATCCATTTATGAAACGCCATACCTACTTGCCGCAAGTTGTTTTAGGTGCGGCCTTTGCTTGGTCAGTACCTATGGCATATACCGCAGAAACCGGAGAGCTCCAAAAGCAAGTATGGCTTCTCTATATTATTACCGTACTCTGGACCGTCGCCTATGACACGATTTACGCAATGGTTGACCGAGATGATGATATCAAGATAGGCGTGAAATCTACCGCTGTGTTATTCGGTAATGCTGACCGAATGGTGATTGCTGGACTGCAAACCTTAGTGATTCTGGCGCTGTGTATGGTAGGTCAACAAGCAGAGCTAGGCTCATTCTACTTTTTAGGGGTCGTCGTAGCGTCCACATTATTTGTATATCAGCAGCACCTCATTCGTAATAGAGATCGAGCAGAATGCTTTAAAGCCTTTCTAAACAATCACTGGGTGGGGTTGGCTATTTTTGTAGGCGTTGTTGCAGAGTATGTGTGA
- the phoB gene encoding phosphate regulon transcriptional regulator PhoB encodes MAGKTVLIVDDEAPIREMIAVALEMADYHCLEASDAREAHSMIIDHAPDLILLDWMLPGTSGIELARRLKKDEGTSEIPIIMLTAKTEEDNKIQGLEVGADDYIAKPFSPRELVARLKAVLRRATPQGKETPINIDNLILDPADHRVTSDSHPLAMGPTEYRLLQFFMTHQDRVYTRTQLLDHVWGGNVYVEERTVDVHIRRLRKALGSRHEYLIQTVRGAGYRFSTKVA; translated from the coding sequence ATGGCAGGAAAAACCGTACTCATTGTAGACGACGAAGCACCCATCCGAGAAATGATAGCAGTCGCACTTGAAATGGCCGACTATCATTGCCTTGAAGCCAGTGACGCTCGCGAAGCGCATTCAATGATTATTGATCATGCACCTGATTTAATTTTGTTAGACTGGATGCTGCCTGGCACCAGCGGCATAGAGCTGGCACGCCGACTAAAAAAAGATGAAGGAACATCTGAAATCCCTATCATCATGCTCACAGCAAAAACAGAAGAAGACAATAAAATTCAAGGCCTAGAAGTGGGGGCCGACGACTATATTGCCAAACCGTTTTCACCTCGCGAATTAGTCGCTCGCTTAAAAGCAGTACTCAGAAGAGCAACACCTCAGGGTAAAGAAACGCCCATCAATATTGATAACTTAATTCTTGATCCTGCAGATCATCGAGTCACTTCAGACAGCCACCCGTTAGCCATGGGGCCGACCGAATACCGACTTTTACAGTTTTTTATGACGCACCAAGACAGAGTTTATACCCGCACTCAATTGCTCGACCACGTATGGGGTGGTAATGTTTATGTTGAAGAGCGAACGGTCGATGTTCACATTAGGCGACTAAGAAAAGCACTCGGAAGCCGACACGAATACCTTATCCAAACGGTACGTGGCGCAGGTTACCGATTTTCTACAAAAGTGGCTTAA
- the phoR gene encoding phosphate regulon sensor histidine kinase PhoR, whose protein sequence is MKKNWQRYIQRIIVSLIGLTAIGLLVGSLSWTLVIGLAAYLTWTLTQAIKLHQWLYSPNTKSTPPESHGLWGDLFDGIHTLQKDHNNVQDRLRTMINRVQESANALNDAVIMTDARGAMEWWNKSATTYLGFMPRSDHGQPIYNLIRTPAFKSYFEQKNYDDPIELSSPAKPHIMLRFRITLFGEDDRLIIAQDITRVHNLEQMRKDFVSNVSHELRTPLTVISGYLETLSGNADTLPPIWSRALNTMSQQAGRMELLISDLLLLAKFETIDQSQARQAVNINRLLKSIKSDALVLSGNQAHNIHLTTNTDSLLMGDENQLRSAFSNIIFNAVKYTPAEGNIDIHWWSDDKGVHLSVKDTGVGFDPIHIPRLTERFYRADPSRHKDTGGSGLGLAIVKHVLRNHDGELEVKSSLGLGSEFICHFPSRSH, encoded by the coding sequence ATGAAAAAAAACTGGCAACGCTACATTCAGCGCATTATTGTCTCGCTAATCGGGTTAACAGCCATCGGTTTGTTGGTCGGCTCACTTAGTTGGACGCTAGTAATAGGGCTCGCCGCTTACCTAACTTGGACGCTAACGCAAGCCATTAAACTTCATCAGTGGCTATATTCACCTAACACTAAAAGCACGCCACCTGAAAGCCACGGCCTTTGGGGCGATCTGTTTGATGGCATTCATACGCTTCAGAAAGACCATAATAACGTTCAAGACCGCTTGAGAACGATGATCAATCGTGTACAAGAATCAGCCAACGCACTGAACGATGCCGTTATAATGACCGATGCTCGAGGAGCCATGGAGTGGTGGAATAAATCTGCCACCACCTACTTAGGGTTTATGCCTCGCTCTGACCACGGCCAGCCCATCTATAATTTGATTCGTACGCCTGCCTTTAAATCCTATTTTGAACAAAAAAACTACGATGACCCCATAGAATTGTCTTCACCGGCCAAGCCGCATATCATGCTACGCTTTCGCATTACCCTGTTTGGTGAAGATGACCGCCTCATCATTGCTCAGGACATCACGCGCGTACACAATTTAGAGCAGATGCGAAAAGACTTTGTGAGTAATGTTTCTCATGAGTTGCGCACACCTCTTACGGTCATCAGCGGCTACCTTGAAACACTCTCAGGTAATGCTGACACGCTGCCGCCTATATGGAGTCGAGCATTAAACACAATGTCTCAGCAGGCAGGAAGAATGGAGCTGCTAATAAGTGATTTATTACTACTGGCGAAATTTGAAACGATTGACCAGAGCCAAGCAAGGCAAGCAGTCAACATCAATCGTTTGCTTAAAAGCATAAAAAGTGATGCGCTCGTACTTAGTGGCAACCAAGCACATAACATACATCTAACAACCAACACCGACAGTCTATTGATGGGCGATGAAAACCAACTAAGAAGCGCCTTTTCAAATATCATATTCAATGCGGTTAAGTACACGCCAGCCGAAGGTAATATTGATATTCACTGGTGGTCTGATGACAAAGGCGTTCACCTTTCGGTTAAAGATACCGGAGTAGGCTTTGACCCGATTCATATACCTCGCTTAACCGAGCGGTTTTACCGTGCAGACCCAAGCCGCCACAAAGATACTGGCGGCTCAGGGCTTGGTTTAGCCATCGTAAAACATGTACTTAGAAACCATGATGGTGAACTTGAGGTAAAGAGCAGCTTAGGGCTTGGTAGCGAGTTTATTTGTCACTTCCCCAGCCGTTCCCATTAG
- a CDS encoding PilZ domain-containing protein, whose amino-acid sequence MNNTERRTHHRYLAPSLSISLKSIEPQADNINSIQLSMVDFNCFGMAVESQHNFKIGEELQVIISDKLNQSVDVDCFVCNRAKTADGYRSGLYFMHQGENIVASRQLLMSMEQQFDKVV is encoded by the coding sequence ATGAATAACACTGAACGTCGCACTCATCACCGCTATTTAGCACCTTCGCTCTCCATATCTCTTAAATCAATAGAGCCTCAAGCAGACAATATTAATTCGATACAGCTATCGATGGTCGATTTTAACTGTTTCGGCATGGCCGTAGAGAGTCAGCATAATTTTAAAATTGGGGAGGAATTACAAGTCATTATTTCTGACAAACTTAATCAATCAGTCGATGTAGACTGCTTCGTTTGTAACCGAGCAAAAACCGCAGATGGCTATAGGTCAGGCTTGTATTTTATGCATCAAGGCGAGAATATTGTTGCGTCTAGACAATTATTGATGTCGATGGAGCAGCAGTTTGACAAAGTGGTTTAA
- the ilvY gene encoding HTH-type transcriptional activator IlvY, whose amino-acid sequence MNIRSLKHFIALADDLHFGRASNACNISISALSRNIRQLEDELGVVLFNRDNRTVVLTAEGQKFQQYAREAIAEWNLIRNDLVSNDDQLHGQVSMYCSVTASYSILFDLLNRFRQTNPGIEIKLHTGDPEHAVARVIAGEDDISIAAHPQTLPRGVAFKPIIVSPLLFIAPTKQSDPNVPLITPTSPEAWSTVPMILSEGGIARNRIDSWFRKMDVNPRIYAQVAGNEAIVSMVSLGLGIGVVPKIVLDNSPLVDRIKILDVQPELEPYDVGLFTLKKSLKNPLVNAFWSLVGARSS is encoded by the coding sequence ATGAATATTCGTAGCTTAAAGCATTTTATCGCACTCGCTGACGACCTACATTTTGGTCGAGCGAGCAATGCCTGCAATATCAGCATTTCTGCGCTGTCTCGAAATATTAGGCAGTTAGAAGATGAGTTAGGTGTTGTCTTGTTTAATCGAGACAACCGCACGGTTGTATTGACCGCAGAAGGTCAGAAATTTCAGCAGTATGCTCGTGAAGCCATTGCCGAGTGGAACCTCATTCGTAACGATTTAGTGTCGAATGACGACCAGTTGCACGGCCAAGTCAGTATGTACTGCTCAGTGACCGCGAGTTACAGTATTTTATTTGATCTGCTTAATCGATTTCGGCAGACCAACCCTGGCATTGAAATAAAGCTGCATACGGGAGACCCCGAGCACGCTGTTGCAAGAGTGATTGCCGGTGAAGACGATATTTCTATTGCTGCACATCCACAGACTCTCCCTAGGGGGGTCGCTTTTAAACCTATTATTGTTTCACCGTTATTGTTTATAGCCCCGACCAAACAAAGTGACCCGAATGTACCGCTTATCACACCCACATCCCCCGAAGCCTGGTCAACCGTCCCAATGATCTTATCTGAAGGTGGAATTGCGCGTAACCGAATTGATAGCTGGTTTCGAAAAATGGATGTAAACCCTCGTATTTATGCGCAGGTCGCAGGTAACGAAGCCATCGTTAGTATGGTGAGCTTAGGGTTAGGAATAGGTGTGGTGCCAAAAATAGTACTCGACAATAGCCCATTGGTTGATCGAATAAAAATATTAGACGTACAGCCGGAACTTGAGCCTTATGATGTGGGGCTGTTTACGTTGAAGAAAAGTTTAAAGAACCCATTGGTGAATGCGTTTTGGTCGTTGGTGGGGGCGCGAAGTTCTTAA